The Pongo pygmaeus isolate AG05252 chromosome 18, NHGRI_mPonPyg2-v2.0_pri, whole genome shotgun sequence DNA window AAAGGGCCCCCGAGAtgggaagaaaaccaaatacggCAGCAGGGAAATACATGTGGATGTTACTGGTGAAGGTGTCACAAAATGTAAGATGGGGGAGTTGAGAAGCTTCCCAGAAGAAATTAGGAATTTCCACATCCTTGAAGCAGGTCATGTGTAAGGCAATCAAGTTGTGCAGCTGGGAGTCTAAAAgactgaggaaaaagaaaacaaagaccacAAATCTAGGAAGCCACAGAAACACGGGTTCAAGATGGCTGAACGATATAGAGGGTGACAGAGGGCTACAAACCGCTCATAGGCCATGACACTCAGGAGCATGTCTCTCTTCCATGCCTCCAAAAATGGCCAGGAGACACATCTGAGTCAGGCAGCCTGCATAGGAGATGACTCTGCTGTGAGATTGGATGTCCACAATCATCTTGGGGACCGTGGTGGAGGTGAAACCGATGTCAGGCAAGGAcaggttggagaggaagaagtacatgggggtgtggaggtgggagtcAGGGCTGACGGCCAGGATGATGAGCCGGTTCCCCAGCACCATGACCAGGCACATGGACAGGAACAGCCCAGCGACGACCGGCTGCAGTTCTGGATCCTCTGAGAGTTCGAGGAGGAGGAATATAGAGACATCTGTTAGATTCTGTGGGTCTGTATCGTTTGGACATCTTTTGCCTAGAAAAGAGGGTTGAAAAATCGGAAACAAGTAAACCAACAGCCGGCATTGCGTCTGCATTTTGGATACAAGGAATTCAGAAGTAATGTTTGCAGATTTCAGAGCAATCCACACTCAGCAACATTTGGTAGTTCTGACAAACTCAATTGCCATATAATGCTTTCAACATCGATTGCTGTGTTATTCACGTCTTGCTGTACACACCTGCCTTAGAGACACTAGCTTCAAGAACATTCCAGGAACCAGATCATCATATATAACAAATTCGTTATTGCTAGAAAATACAGCCTATGTTTTCCGAAGAAAGAGATGTAATAAAACCATTGTCTTCACTTTAAGGAAAAGGTTATCCTAATTAAAGGAAATTAGGaactcaaatattttgtttattcttctagATTGATATAAATTCCCTTGATGTAGACCATTCGTAAACACTGTATaacagctgagaccatgccatctgGAAATGAAATGATAGTTGAGAGTTCATAAGCAGGAAATAGTTCCACAGGCCAGTTAGGTCctagtgatttcatcattgtgttttctgacttttctccTTCAAGAGAGTAATTGCTTCCTCAAATCGGTGggtcttgttttaaaattcatggaaGCTCTAACTCCTGTCCTTAGCTTAGGTGGACTTAGAGTATTCATCAGAAAgtttggctggatgcggtggctcacgcctgtaatcccagcactttgggaggccgaggagggcggatcacggggtcaggagatcaagaccatcctggccaacatggtgaaaccccgcctctgctaaaagtacaaaaacttctCCCGGTAtggcggcacgcgcctgtagtcccagctactcgggaggctgaggcaggagaatggcttgaacctgggaggcagagactacagtgagccgagatcacacccctgcccgccagcctgggcaacgagagcaaaactccgtctcaaaaaacaaaaaacaaaaagaagtaagtCAAAGTCACGCTGATGACAGCCAATTTTGGTGAAGCAAGGAAGTGTCAGTTCAATCATCAACATAGatgtttgcttttgctgcctCCTATGTGCCAAGCAAGATATCGGCTCTGGGGAATCAGAAACCAAAGAGACTCACTTGTTCCTCTCACAGTACTCAGTACTTACTGAGAGAAGGACGAAACAAAATGTCCTGTCTGGAATGCAGGGAGACCAGAACTTCAGGTCAGGGGATATTTACGTTGAATTGTGTGGAGTTGAAGCTGAAAATCTTAAGGAATGTATCTAAAATCCACTTTGCCTTTACTTTATGCATCCGTCAGCTAGAGATCACGCAGCGGGCACCCACGATCGGGTTAATCATCGCTCACTTCCATTGGATCAACTGGAAATCAAGTCAGATGAGAGTGCTGAGTCTCAGAGGATGGACATCTCACCCCTTGCCACACAGAGAAGTAGAAAGGGCGGTATTCAAAATTCATGGCCAGACTCTAAGTCCCGGGTACTATACTTCCTGGTCTTCTAACTCCCAAAAGTTgtgggttttttgggttttggttttgttttcgttgttttgagacagagtctcattctgttgcccaggctggagtgcggtggagggatctcggctcactgcaacctctgcatcccgggttcaagctattctcctgtctcaacctgccgagtagctgagatgacaggcgcccgccactacacccggctaatttttttctattttgaatagagacggggtttcaccatgttggccaggctggtcttgaactcctgaccttgtgattcacctgcctcagcctcccaaagggctgggattacaggcgtgagccaccgcacccagcttccaAAAGTTTTCAGCAGAGCTCAGAGTTCTTAACCACAGGCACATCGGAGGAGCATTTTTGAAACGCTTTCCAGCTTCCTCAATAGGAATGGAAGCCAAACTCCGAATTGATGACTCCTTTGAGGAAGTCGAGAGCTGTAAGGAAAGCCAGGAacaggggaaagggagagatgcGTCCCGAATGATCCTGTGCCCATTCTTTCTGGAATccgtgatgtgatctcagctgccCTTTCTATACGTGACACAGTGATTGTGGCACCCACTGGTCTAGCTGTGGTCTTACAAGGAGCCCCCAAAGGGAAGGGCACAGTGAGCAGGGGCACCCACCTGAGTGACAAGGATTTGAGAGGGCAGGTTGGTTGCAGGGAGAGGACTGGCCAAATGCCATGTGTCTGGACTTAGACTGCCCGGTTCAGATTGGACTTCGCCCTTTTTGACTTCATGATCTAGTACGAGTTCTATGAAAATGCGTTGCTCCTTTTCTAGTCCGTATAATCTTCATGAAATGTGCACTAATAAAGTGGAGACTACGCAGATGAGATGAAACAAACTGCATAGAGCATAGAGCTCTGAGCCTGGCCTTCAGGAAGCCCTCAATAACGGTTCATGATGCCATGGTGTCTGTCGTCATCCTCTTTATCCTCATCATCACCTTCAtaatctttttgttgttcttaGGGAATAGCTTAGAGGGACTGATTCCCTGCTATCATGGGTGAGATGTCTATGAAAAGGACAACCAGTGGGGGAGGAAAGCAAAATTTTGAATAAGATTTCTGAGACCCCCATCACAACCAAGAACAGAAACTCCACAGTCTGCTGAGCGGACAGTTTGCATATTGGTCTCCTCCCATCTGCCCACCGCACTCTCCTGTTtgtgctgaggaggaggaaggaaacaaaGGCTCCGGACCGTTCCTCAGCACTCActtgaaggggtggcctgcccctccacacctgtgggtatttctagtcgggtgggatgagagactgaggaaagaaataagacacagggACAAAGTAGAGAGAAACAACAGTGAGCCCAGGGGAGCGgcgctcagcataccaaggatcTGCagaggcaccggcctctgagttccctcagtttttattgattattagttttattattttagcaaaaaaaaaatgtagtaggagggcagggtgataagaaggagaaggtcagcaacgAACATGTGAGCAACAGAATCTATGTCATAAGGAAGTTCCAGGGAAGCTACCGTGACTGGAgatgcacgtaagccagatttatgtttctctccacccaaacatctcagtggagtaaagaataacaaggcagcattgctgcaaacgtgtctcgcctcccaccatagggcggTTTTTCCCCcttctcagaattgaacaaatgtacgatcgggttttataccgagacattcagttcccaggggcaggcaggagacagtggccttcctctctctcaactgcaagaggctttcctctttgactaatccacctcagcacagaccctttatgggtgtagGGCtcggggacggtcaggtctttctcatcccacgaggccacatttcagactatcacatggggagaatcCTTGGACAACAcgccgctttcaagggcagaggtccctgcggctttccacagtgtattgtgcccctggtttattgagactagagaatggcgatgattTCTACCAAGTATACTTCATGGAAACAtcttgttaacaaggcacgtcctgcacagccctagatcccttaaaccttgatttcatacaacacatgtttttgtgagcttcaggttgggtcaaagtggctggggcaaagctacacaCTAAAAACATCTCAGGAAAGCAATTGTTGAAcatacaggtctttttcaaaatgaagtctcttatgtctttcctttctacatagacaaggaacagtctgatctctttcttttgcctacacTCACTGAACTGCCCTTCCCCTCTGCTGGGCCATGACCGCGGAGAACAGGTCCAGTGTCCTCCCTGTGTGTAGCACGGTGGAGGCTCAGACTCCGTCCTCGAGGCTGGCAAGAAGACAGGGTGAGACACGAGCCTCCTGATACAGGTGACAGGTGTGGAACCCACAGGACTGGAACCTCACACTGCAGGGCTGGAGGCACAGACTATTTACTATTCTGTGGTCTGGGGAGCTCAAGGCACAGAGCTCCACATTAGCCAGAGTCGCCCAAGTTCCCCAGCCTCTAAGGATTTCCTCATAATAATTCAAGAAGGATAGGAGAACAGTGAGTGTCCATAGACGCTTTGGGGCTCTTCCTCTCATCAGGAGAAAGCTGGTGTGTATTCTtcgcttctttcttttcttttgaaagatccaactgctttaattttcatctttaattaTGGGCAAATATACCacgtataaatattaaaaattgtgaATATATATTAGTTCATATAGAATGGCCAgtataaacatttacaatttcCACTCTTTTTCAGTTTACAGTTTAATGACATTAATGACGTTCACATTGTTCAGCAGCCATCACCGCCACCGTCTCCGGAacagttttatctttcaaaatggaaattgcaCCCATTTAGCAAgctctccactcctctctctcGCCCACCCCTGGGGGCCACCTTTCTAGTTTGCAACTCTATGAGTTTAACGACTCCAGACACTTGATAGAAAAGTGGAATCATAccgtgtttaatttttttggtttggagacagagtctttctctgtcgttcaggctggagtgcggtggtgtgatctcggctcactgcaacctccacatcgtgggttcaagcgattcttgtgtctcagtctcacgagtagctgggattacaggcgtccgccaccacgcccagctaatttttgtatttttaatagagacgagctttcaccatattgaccaggctggtctcgaactcctgaccttaagtgatccacctggctcagcctcccaaagtgctggggtcacaggtgcgagccactgagcctgggcgTGTTTATCCttttgggatttatttatttcactgacgATAATGTCTtcgaggttcatccatgctgcggTCTGAGTCAGAAGTGcctgtccttttttttgtttgtttgtttgactttgttttgttttgcgtttccatgcagtctcactctgtcgcccaggctggagtgctgcggcacaatctgggctcagtgcaacctccgcctcccgggttccagcgattcttgtgcctcagcctcccgagtagctgggactataggcacacgccaccacgctcgtctcattttttgcattttcactagagacagggtttcaccaagatggccaggcttgtcttgaattcctgacctcaggtgatccgcccacctcgttcTTCCAAgatgttgcgattacaggcgtgagccgccgcaccggCCAAAAGTGCCTGCCTTTTTAAGGCTGGAGAGTCTTCCATTGTATGAAGGAACTGCAGTGCGctttttcattcatctgtccacgaacccttgggttgcttccacattttggctgttgcgaataatgctgctatgagcgtGTGTGTACAAATCTGTCTTCCACTCCTGGCTTCTAGTTCTTTTTGGTAGGTACCCACAAATGCAACTGCGGGAACATCTGAGCAtactgtttctaatttttccagTGCACGCCATACTACTTTCCCCGTTCCTTCACGGTTTTACATTCCCTCCGATCGTATTGGAGCATTCCTATTTCCTTCTAGTCTCACCAATGCTTGTTTGTTGATCGTATCCATCCTAATGTGTGGTATCTCATTCTTTGTTTGATTTGCGCTTCCCTATGGTTAGTGATTTTGAACATCATTTTagatgcttattggccattgctATATCTTCTTTAGGGACACGTCTACTCGAGTCTTCTGACCATTGTTGATGGAATGCTTTGGGTTTCTTGTTGTTTAGTTCTAGCTGTTCTTTATATATGATGGATATCAGCCTCTTttgagatatatgatttgcaaatatttttcctaatccaCGGGTTATCTTTTCACTCAGTTCACAGTGTTTTTCGCTGCACAAAAGTGTCTGTCATTTAGAtgtaatccaaggaatctaattttcttttgttgcctatgcttttggtgtcatatcccagAGAGCATTGCCCAATCTGATGTCATGAAAGTGTGGCCAATGATTTCTTTTAGGCATATGATACTTTTAGCCCTTGgggttaggtctttgatccagtttgtgttaatttttgcacCTGGTGTGACACGGGGTCcaccttcattcttctgcatgtggaaatCAAGTTTCTCCGACACCATTTCTTGAAAAGGCTGCTTTTCCAGCAATGAGCTTTCTTAGTACTcatgttaaaaatcatttgaacctatAGGTGAGAAGTTATTTCTGGgctcaaaaacaaacgaacaacaaCCGACAACAGATAAGGATACagcatgggctgggcgcggtcgctcacgcctgtaatcccagcagtttgggaggccgaggcgggcggatcaccggaggtcaggagttgaagaccagcctgagcgacagcgagaaacccccatctctaccagaaatacaacattagctgggcagctggcgcatgcctgtaatcccagctactcgggagttggaggcaggagaatcgcttgaacgcaggaggcagaggttgcggtgagccaagattgcaccatgacactccagcctgggcaacaagagcgaaattccatctcaaaacaaaaaacaaaaaacaaaaaaccagcatgATATCaagagcagaaagagaagagctTAAAAACCAGCATAATGAGAAAGTTAGGAAGCTTCTTACCAAAGCATCTGGAAATATGCAAGCAATTCTTGTGAACTAAAATGTTCATACTgtactatcaaacactagaactcacTCATTCCATCTTTCTGTATTTTGGgacccaattatccacttgtcTTCATTCCCCATCCCACCGCTTTTCTTCCTAGCATCTGCTAACCACCTTTATACTTTCCACCTTCCTGAGATTCCttttgtgtgtaggtgtgtgtgggatggagtctctttctgttgcccaggttggagtacacaGGCACAgtccgggctcactgcaacctccgcctcccgagttcaagcgcttcttgggcctcagccctccgagtagctgagactacagacacccatcaccacgcctggcaaattgtttctgttttctatagagacggggtttcaccatgttggccaggctggtctcaaattcctggactgaagtgatccgtgcgactcggcctcccacagcgctgggattacaggcttgagccaccacatctggccaaggtttccttttttcttcctacatAGAAGTGAGGACACGAAATATTTGTCAtcctctgcctggcttatttcatttaatatacagACCTGCAATCTCACCCATTTTGTCCGCAGCGgagaggattttcttcctttttaggctgaataatacttcattgGGTGTgtatgccacagtttcttaattgaaacaaatttctaagagcaaatatttttaaaatagcaggaATGTGAAACTTCAGGGATACTGtgcccattttattcttttctatttcccatcTTATGTATACGCAAGTGTATAACAAAGCAGCAATCAATGTGTGTATACATCTATAACTTCaacaaatgtgaaatgtaaatgcTAAGCGGTGGCTGGgcgcagtcgctcatgcctgtaatcccagcactttgggaggcggaagcgggtggatcacctgtggtggggagttcaagaccagcctgaccaaaatggagaaacactgtctctactaacaatacaaaaaaaaaaaaaaaaaaaattagccaggcatggtagcgcatgcctgtaatcccagctacttggaaggctgaggcaggagaattgcttgaatacgggaggcagacgttgcagtgagccagaccgtgccattgaactccagcctgggcaacaagggtgaaactctgactcaaaaaaaaaaaaaaaaaaaaaaaaaaaacgaaaagaaagaaatagaaaatgcgaAAATGCGAAATGGTAAGAAAAAACAGcataataaacatttgtgtggtGTTGATGGACAATGCATTTGaagataatatttgaagaaattataattaatttctgttcttacTCATTGGAGCTTGATGCCTCTAAAAACTTCGTCATTGGAACCACCTCTggtgctttaaaagaaaaaaaaacaaaaatccgcGTACTCACACAGGTGCAAGGAAATCCGAATCTTAGGTGTTGAGACCCAGGCCTCATCATGTGttagctccccaggtgatttgacTCAAAGCCAAGATTGAGGAACGGCGACATTTATCTCTACACATAACCTGCCTAAATAGATTCTCTAGAAGCAGTTTATGAAGAAATTCCACATAAACTGTGGAAGAGGATATGAATTTGATGTACAGTATGTCCTCACTTAACATCTTTGAAAGTCTCTTGGAAACTTCACCTCGAAGCAAAATTATGTATAGTGAAACCACTTATTTTTCATCAACAGTATAACTACACAACTTTGAATAACCAATGGTGTTGGAGGACCTCCTGTACATTGTTTCCATAAAGTCAGTTT harbors:
- the LOC134738509 gene encoding olfactory receptor 7E24-like, producing MQTQCRLLVYLFPIFQPSFLGKRCPNDTDPQNLTDVSIFLLLELSEDPELQPVVAGLFLSMCLVMVLGNRLIILAVSPDSHLHTPMYFFLSNLSLPDIGFTSTTVPKMIVDIQSHSRVISYAGCLTQMCLLAIFGGMEERHAPECHGL